Part of the Neisseria leonii genome is shown below.
ACACGCCATCGACCGTCCGCGCCGCCTGCGCTCGCTGACCGTCAGCTTTGTCGGCCCCATCGACACCAGCGGCGAGATTGGTCTTCAAGCGCAGATTCTGCGCGTGGGAAAATCGGTATTGCAGGGCGAAGTCCATTTGACACAAAACGGCGGTGTACAGGCTGTTTTGCTGGCCAGCTTCGGCGAAGCGCGCGAATCGGCTGCCCGAATCGCCGCCGACAGCCCGCCGCCCGCCATGCCTCAGGTCGGGCAGATTCCCGCTATTCCCGCCGGCGTGCCGGATATGCCCGCTTTCCTGCAACACTTCGACATACGCTGGGCGCACGGCCCGCTGCCGTTCAGCGGCAGCACACAGGCCGAATTCGGCGGCTACCTGCGTTTTCGCGGCCAAGAAGGAGCGTTTACCCTGCCGCATCTGGTCACACTGACCGACGCTTTTCCGCCCGCCGTTGTTACCCTGCTGCCGCAGCCCGCCCCCGCCAGCAGTCTGACTTGGACGCTGGAACTGCTGCACGAGCCGGACGGGGCGGACATGGCCGATTTCTGGCAATACCGGGTCCGAACCGATTATGCCGCCGACGGCTACGGCCACACCGAAGCCCGCATCTGGGACAAAAACGGCCGTCTGATGCTGATCAGCCGCCAGACTGTTACGGTTTTCGGCTGATACCGCCACTTTGAGGCCGGGTGCACAGCATTATCCCTCCCAATGTGCCAACCCGTCCAAGAACCGGATGCCGACCGGTTTCCGGTTCTCGGGTTTCCGCTCACTTCCATTACCGATTACGCAGATTCGGCTCATTACCGGGCAATATTCCCTTCTCTGCCGCATATCGATGCGTTTACCGGCGGCATTTTCAGACTTTCATGCATATGAAATTGAAGGCTTTTCAGACGGCCTGAACAGTCCGGCAAACGGCTGTCCGTCCCGTCTTCTGGGCATCGGAAAGGCGGTACCGGTTACACATAACCGGCACCGCCCGTCCGACTCAGTGATGATCATGCCCGATATCGAATGTCAGCGTTGCATAAGTTGCCTCTTTCCCGCAAATCCGCGAATCGGCAAAATCGGCTTTGTGTTCCACGCTGGCTTTCCAGAAACCTTGGCGCAAAGGAATGATTTCCACCGTACCGTCTGCGCCGGTAATATCGGAAAACGCCTGTGCTTCCGTCTTATGCGTTTTACTGCGGTCGCTCATATCGAATCCTTCGAACGTAGCCGTCAATACTGCCCCGGCCAGCGGCTCTCCGCGGTACAGCACTTGTACTTTAAACAATCCGCCTACCCGTACATTGGCCGGATTATCCAATGGCACAATCTCCAAAAGATGACCGAGGGGTTGGGAAATAGTTTGCATATCGGCACTTCTGTGTCCGACATTGACAATATTTTTACCGTACATCCTGGTTTGTTCGCAATATTCCGCATCCGGCATCTGACGCATATCGGCCTGCCGCCAACCTGCTTTGTTTTTCGACCAGAATGTCGGCCGGTATTGCGCACTGATCACATAACTGCCTTCTGCCACCGGCTTTCTGCTCCGGTATTCGTAATTCTGTCCCTGCTGTACCAAATCCTCGCTGCCGCCGGCCGTATGCAGCTGCATCGGACGGTTGAAGATCGATACGCGATCCGGACTAATCGGTTCAAAATCCGGAAATTCACCGTAGCCCAGTTTGGCTTTCAGTATCTGGCCGCCATGCGTATGCTCCGAAGCCACCCATACACGATGGGCTTGGGCAGTGGTACATATAAAGGCCAATACAGCAGCTGACAGATGCAGTCTGATCATGATGATTGCTCCACAGGTTAAGAAAAGAAATGTTATATTATAACATTAAATCCATGCTGTAAACCATGAATGACTCACTGCTTCACAAAACAGTACTCCGCACCGCCGATGCCGGTTAAAGCTGCCAGATTTGGGTAACGGCTTCTTTAATCAGCACCAATCCGGGATCTTGTTCGTATTCGTCCAAATAAATAAAGCTCAACGGCAGGGTCTGCCGGTATTGTTCGATCACGGTAATAGGACGGCCCGCCGCCACCGCATCATCGGCCTTGTTGGCCGGTACCATCGCCACGCCCACGCCGGCCGCCACCAGGTCGATAATCGTTTGCGGATAATCACAGATAATCTGCTGCTTGGGCGACAGGCGGTTGGCACGCCAAAATTGTTGCAGGTGCTTGTTGCTGCCCGATGTACCCGACATTTCGATCCAGGTAAATTCTTCCAGACTTTTCGGCAGGCCGTTGCGTATGGCCGCTTCGGCCGAAAGGGGGCAAATCAGCGAATAGTGGATATTTTCCAGAAAAATGCTGTGGACGCTGCGGCCGGTTACCGGCCCGAGAAAAAAACCGCCGTGCAGTTTTTTCGCCAATACGCGGCCGAGAATTTCGCCGCTCATGCCGTATTGCAGATGCAGTTGGACATGCGGCGCACGCCCGCGCAGCCATTGTACCAATCCGGTTACCTTATTGGCCGTCAGTGGGTGGATCAGGCCGATATCCGCCTCCTCTTTGTAACCGCTGGCCAGCATTTTGGCAAAATGGTCAAGCCGGTGTTTGTGTTGGAGCAGCAGTTCGGCTTCGGGCAGCAGGACTTCGCCCGCGCGGGTAAGGGTCATGCCGTTGCTGGTCCGCACAAACAGCGGTGTATCCAATTCGGTTTCGATGGCTTTGATTTGTGCCGAAACGGCAGGCTGCGACAGACAGAGAAACTCCGCTGCCTGTGTCAAGTTGCGGTGTTGTGCCACCGTAACGAATGATTTGAGCTGGTGCAGATCCATCATTTCCCTCTTCCGTCTGCCGTTTAGTGCGGCGTGGCTGCTGTTTCTTTTATTCAGATATTAACATTTTCACAGGCCGTCTGAAAATACTGCCGCAACCGCCGTATTCCGATCCATCTTTGGCGGCACGCCATCAGGGCAGACGGCCGTAACGCCAGCTTCCCGGTTCCAGCTGCTCATCAAACAGCGAAATTCCGCCCACTGCCACCCGCACCAAGCGCAGGCAGGGGTAACCGGCCTTGGCGGTCATGCGGCGCACTTGGCGGTTTTTCCCTTCGCAGATACGGATTTCCAGCCAGAAATCGGGCACACTTTTGCGCACGCGTATCGGCGGTACGCGCGGCCACAAATGCGCGGTTTCTGCTGCCGCCATCACGCTCACTTTGGCCGGACGGGTAACAAAACCGCCCAAATCCACGCCGCGGCGCAAGCTGTCCAAACGCCCTTCGTCGGGTACGCCCTCCACCTGCGCCCAGTAGGTTTTTTCACTTTTGAATTTCGGATCGGCAATTTTGGCCTGCAAACGCCCGTCGTCTGTGAGCAGCAGCAGGCCTTCGCTGTCGGTATCGAGGCGGCCTGCGGGGTAAACGCCCGGTACGTCGATATAGTCTTTCAGCGTAGCGTATTTTTCATGCGGGCTGAATTGGCAGATGACGCCGTAAGGTTTGTTGAACAGAATCAGTTTACTCATAATCTTCTCTGCGCCGCCGCGCTTTCGGAGGGAAAACAAGGCCGTCTGAAAACGGTTTGCCCCGATTTTCAGACGGCCTGCCATCAAACTGCCATCAGAACAGTGCGTCTGCCGTACCGGCAGCAGGCGGCGGAGCGGCAGGTGCCGGCGCTGCTGCGGGTTTGCCGCTGTCGGGACGGGCATCCGGTTCGGCACCATTACCGGCTCCCGCCACTTCGCCGTCGCGCTCGGACTGGCTGATCGGACGGCTGGCACGGTTGTCCAACGCCAAATCGGGATTGGTGCTCTGCTGCTCGCGCAGGAAGTATTCTCCGTCGCGCACCACCACCCCCTCAGGCACTTTCATGCCTTTGCCGCCGACACCGTTGAGGGCGTAACGCATATATTCGTTCCACACCGGCAGGGCGATGGTGCCGCCGTAACCCGCGCGCCCCATGCTTTTGGGTTTGTCGAAACCGATATACACGGCCGTAACCACTTCGGGGTTGAAACCGACAAACCAGGCATCTTTATTGTCGTTGGTTGTCCCGGTTTTGCCCGCAATATCGGAGCGGCCGAGCGATTTGGCGCTGCGTGCCGTACCGTAGTTCACCACATCGCGCATCATCTGGTACATCACATAAGCATTGCGCGGATCAATGGCCTGCGGCGCATTCTCTCCGGCCACCAGCGGCTGCATCTGAGCCCGCAGACGGCCCTGCCCGTCGTAAATCTTATCGATCACGTAAGCCGACACCTTATAGCCGCCGTTGGCAAACACGGCATAACCTTCAGCCATCTGCAACGGCGTGGTCAGGCCGGTACCCAGCGACATCGACAAACCTGCGGGGTGGTCGGACGGTTTAAAACCGAAACGCTGGATATATTGATGGGTGTAATCGATGCCTGCCGCCTGCAACAGGCGGATCGACACCATATTTTTCGAGGCCGTCAGTGCCTGACGCATGGTAATCGGGCCGGCATAGCGGCCGTCTGAATTTTTCGGATTCCACGTTGTGCCGCGCGGCCCCGCACCGGGAATCGAAATCGGCGCATCGTTAATCACGGTCGCCGCCGTCATACCTTTTGACAAGGCGGCCGAATAGACAAACGGCTTGAATGTCGAACCCGGCTGGCGTTGCGCCTGTGTGGCGCGGTTGAAACTCTTACTGTGGAAATCGTAACCGCCCACCAGTGCCTTCACTGCACCTGTTTTGGCATCCAGCGACACCAGCGCGCCCTGTAACAGCGGCTCCTGAGCCACCGCCCAGCTTTTCCCGTTTTTGCGCAAACGGATGACCGAACCGCGGCGCAAAGCCGCATCGCCCAATTTTTTATTGCCGATCGCGGTGCGGGCAAAACCCGTCTGTTCCGGTGTCAGCTTGATGCGCCCGCCCGGCAGCTGCACGGTCAGACCGTTTTTCGCCGATGCCGCCAACACCACACCCGGCACCATGCCGTCCACCTCATAAAGGCCGGACAGATATTCGCCGACTGTATCTTCTTCCTCTTCGGCATCAGTGATTTTGTCCAGATTGAGAAAATCCTCGGCACCACGGTAGGCACTGCCCCGGTCAAAGCCCAGCAGCGTGCGGCGCAATGCGGCCGTTGCCGCCCGCTGATGGCCGGTATCGACGGTGGTATAAACCTTGAAACCCTGCGTATAGGCATCTTCGCCGTATTTGTCATACAGCTCCTGACGCACCATTTCGGCCACATACAGCGCGCTTTGGTCGATTTTCTGTACATAACGCTCATATTGCAGCGGCTCGGCCGCCGCCGCATCACGTTCGGCCGCCGTAATCCAGCCCAATTCGTACATATTGTTCAGAATGTAACGCTGGCGCAGCTTGGCGCGTTCGGGATTCACAATCGGATTGAACGCGGAAGGCGCTTTGGGCAAACCGGCCAGAATCGTGGCTTCGGCCAGGCTCAAATCCTGAACGGGTTTATTGAAATAGACCTGTGCCGCCGCCGTAAATCCGTAGGCACGCTGCCCCAGATAAATCTGGTTGAAGTACAGCTCGAGAATTTCGTCCTTGGTCAGCGACTGCTCTATTTTATAAGCCAGCAGTGCTTCATTGAATTTACGGGTAAAAGTGCGCTCGTTGGTCAGATAGAAATTACGCGCCACCTGCTGCGTAATCGTACTGGCACCCGATTTCACGCCGCCGGTCAGATTGCCGACCACCGCGCGTGCCACGCCCATCACATCCACTCCCCAATGCTCGTAAAAACGCTTGTCTTCCGCCGCCAAAACCGCCTGTTTGAGGTTTTTCGGAAAATCTCCGATTTTCGTGAACGCCCGCCTCTCTTCGCCGTACATACCGATCAGTCTGCCGTCTGCCGAATAAATCATCAGCGGCATCCGCGGCTGGTAATTCTGCACAGCCTCCAAAGAGGGCAGCTTTGGGTAAGTGACCAAAATGGCAATCGCCACCAAACCGACGGCAAACAGTGCCAGACCGATCAGCAAACCGAAAACCGCAGTAATGAATCTCTTAATCATGTTTACTCAATTTTCCCTTTGACAACAGGAAACGAAAAGGTTAAATATGCACATATCATAAAAAAGACGGCGGACATGGCCGCTTTTATCTGCAAGGAGTGCTTATGCCTATGCTTTCCCGTTTGTTCCGCCGTCCGGCCAGGCGCAGCGAAGGGTGGGATTTGGGTGCGGCGGAAACGCGCATGGTGGCACTTTGCGGCAGCAGTTTAAACCAAATCCGTTTGGAAACCTATACTTTTGCACCTCGCGGCACGCCCGTCCGCACCGGCGGCAAGGCAAACCGGCGCACTACCCGCCGAACCGTCGCCCTGCCTGCCGCACAAAGCATTATGGAAATCCTGCCTTTCAGGCCGTCTGAAAATCCGCTGCACACCGGGCAAACCGACACGGAACACCGGACACAGGCGGCCGATTATACCGAATTTCATCTGGCCGGACTCGGCCTGCCCGACAATATCGTCCACGACCACCACTTATTCGCCGCCCGCCATACGGACAGCTCTGCCCTGCTGATCGCCGCCGCCCGTGCGGAAGCGGCCGCCGCGCAACTGGAACAGGCCGCCGCACTCGGTCTGAAAGCCGATTATCTGGACATCGACATACTGGCACTGGCCAACGCATTCCTGTTCGGCTCGCAACCCGCCGCCGACGGCTGCCGGATCCTTCTCCGTCTGGAATCTGAAAGCATACAGATGCTGGCCTTCGACAACGGCCGCGTGTGCCATATACAGGAAACGCTGCTGCCGACCGCAGCAGACAGTCCCGACTCCGAAAACCGCCGTCCTGCTTTTCAGACGGCCTCAACCGATGCCGTCTGCCGTGAAGCACAGCACCTGCTGCAACTGTACCGCCACACACGCAACCCCGCCGCCATGCCCGACATTACCCTGACCGGCACGCTGGCCTCCACCGTCGAAAGCGGGCTGGCCGCCGCCGGTCTGCCCGCCCGCTGCCGGCACCCGATCCACGCCCTCGATCCCGACATCGCCGAGGCCGATGCCGCCCGCCTGAGTACTGCATTCGGGCTGGCACTCAAACCCTTTATCGCATCGGCAGCCCGATCAGAAAGTGCAGGCCGCTGATGGAATGGATCAATATCAACCTGATACCGGCAAAACCCGCCGCACACCGCCCTTCCGCCGCCACTACCGCCATCCTGCTGATTGTCCTGATCAGCGCGGCCGCCTATGCCTTTCTATATGCCGCCCAGCAACGCCAGCAAACCCGAAACCGCTGGCTGCAACAAGCCTTCATACAGGCCGAAAACGAACACCGGGCACGCACCGGACAAATCGAGGCGTACCGCCGCCTGCAACAGGAAATCGAACAATTTTCAACGCACCGTACCGCCGCCGCACAAACCCTGCAACTGCTGTCGGCACTGCATCAGGCTCCGCCCGGCACCCGCTGGCAGGAAATCCGTTTCGACAACGGCAGCGGCACGCTGCAACTGACCCTGTCTCCAGGAGCAGACGCATGGACGGACGGGCTGAACAGGCTGGGCATCGGCCGTTTCGACCCGCTTCCGCCACAAAACGGCACACAGCAAATCACTTTCCGCCTCCATCCGATACCGCAGGCAGGAGAACAGCCATGAACCGTCAAATGCCGCTCTACCGCCTGATGCTGCCGGTTGCCGCACTCACCGCCGCCATACTGTTACTGTGGCCGCAATGGCGGGATTGGCGGCAGTCTCTGGCCCGCGAAGCTCATTTGAAAAACCAGTACCAAACCCTGCGCACCCGGACTGCCGCCCTGCCTGCCGTACCGGATACCGAAGCCGCAACCGCCGCGCTTGCTCCCTACACCGCAGCCGACAACCGCAACTGGCCGCAAACCGCAGCCGAGTACCGTCTGACGCTGCTGGCCGCCGACCGTCTGCCTGACGGTACCGAACAACTGCACCTCAGCGGCGCCTATCCCGATCTTTACCGCCTGCTGTACAGCCTGATTGGCCGGACACCGGCTGCCCAGCCCCGATCATGGCAGCTGAGGCCGTCTGAAAGCGGTGCTTCCCTGAATATCGTCCTGCAATATTTCCCGATACCGGATGCAGAAAACAGCGGCAGCCCGGACAATGCTGCGGGGGCGCGCCGATGATACGCCTCTTTTTCCCCTGCATTCTGTTGCTGCTGGCAGGCTGCCGCGCCGACATCGCCGACTTGGAAGACTGGCGCGACGGCATCGACCGCCAAGCCGCCGGGCAAAATACCGATGGATTACCGCCGCTGATGCCGCCCGAACCCATCCTGCTGCCGGAAAACACAGCCGTGCCGGACTTATTTGCCCAAACTGCACCCCGCCCCTGCACCGACTGTACCGCCGCCGAAGTTCCGCCGCTGCAACGCCTGCCTTTAAGCCAGCTGGCCTACATCGGCCATATCCGCCGTGCAGGCCGCATCACTGCTTATCTGCAAACAGATGATGCCGTCTTACCCGCCGCTCCCGGGCAAACCGTCGGCAGCGAAGGCGGCCGCCTGATCCGCATTCTGCCGCAGGCACTGCACATCGAAACCGCCGGGAAAGTCCGTATCCTGCCGCTGCGCCGCGACGATGACGGCAGCGGCCGACCGTCCGGCCTGCGCCAACCGCGCCATACCGAGCCTCCTACCGGATCCGCCGCCTCTGCCGTTCAGGAGTAATGCCATGTCCAAAAGCCTGACCCTGCTGATTCTGATTCTGCTCTGCTGCCGTACTGTCGATGCCCGTTCCCCTGCCGATCCGTCCGACAGCCTCTTTCCTGCCCGCCTGACCGTTACCGCCGCACCTCAGGGCGGCACGTTGATCGAGCTGGCCGCGCCCAACCTGCCCGCACCCGACATCCGCCGCCAAGGCCGCCGCTTGTCTGTCCGCCTGCCCGGCTACACACTGCCGCCGCTTGATCTGCCCCAAAATTACCGGGGCACACCGATTGAACACATCCGCCGCGAACAACACACCGACGGCAGCATACTGACCGCCACCCTGCGCGGCGGCTGGCAGTTCGACAGTCAAGCGACTCCCGACCGCATACGCCTGCTCATCAGACCGTCTGAACGCCCTCACGCACCTGCGGACCACACCGGCAAGCTGATTTCGCTGGATTTCCAAAATATCGATGTCCGCACCTTACTGCAAATCATCGCCAAAGAATCGGGTATGAATATCGTGGCTTCCGATGCCGTGAACGGCAAAATGACCATTTCGCTCAAAAACCTGCCGTGGCCGCAGGCACTCGATGTGGTACTGCAGGCACGCAGTCTGCACATGAGCCGCAGCGGCAACGTCATCCACATCAGGCCGAAAGCGGCTTATCTGGCCGACAGCAAAGCCGAACTGGCTCTGGAAAACGAATTGCAGCAGCAATTGCCGCTCCGCTCCCGCACATTCCGCCTGCAATACAAAAATGCCGAAGAACTGGCCAAAATGCTGAAAAGCGACGGCAAACAGAGCAGCGGCCTGCTCAGCCCGCGCGGCAGCATTTTGGCCGACAGCGGCGGCAACAGCCTGGTGGTACACGACACCGAAGCCGTGCTCTCGCGGATTGACGCACTGATACAGGAATTGGACCGTGCAGCCGACCAAGTGATGATAGAAGTGAAAATTGTCGAAGCCAACGACGGTTTCTCGCGCGAATTGGGCGCAAAATTCGGATACAGCGGACGGCGCGGACACAACAGCTGGGGCAGTTCCCTGCAACAGCTGGCCGATACGGCTGCCGCCGTTCCCGTATTCAGCCCGAATGTCAGCCTGCCCGCCATGGCCTCGGCAGGCAGTATCGCACTGGTCCACGCCGCCGCCAGCAGTGCGCTGGGCTTGGAATTGAGTGCACAGCAGGCACAAAGCCGTGCCAAAATCATTTCCAGCCCGCGCATCCTCACCCGGAACCGGCAGGCCGCCTTAATCGAATCGGGTACCGAAATCCCGTATCAGGAAGCCACATCCAGCGGCGCCACCTCCACCGGCTTCAAAAAAGCGGTTTTGGGACTGAACGTACTGCCCGCCATCACGCCGGACGGCCATATCATTATGGACATCAAAGTCAATAAAGACACGCCGACTGCCTGCGGCGCAAGCGAGCCGTGCGTTTCAACCAAACGGCTGCAAACCAGCGCGATGGTGGAAAACGGCGGAACCTTGGTCTTGGGCGGCATTTATGAGGAAAACAGCGGCGACCGGATACAGAAAGTACCGCTGCTGGGCGACATTCCGCTGCTGGGACACCTGTTCAGCAGCCGCGCACGCAACCAAGAGCGCAAAGAACTGCTGGTTTTCATCACCCCGCATATTGTCGGCCGCCCCGGTTTCTTACCGCAAAACATGCCGCCGCTGCCCGAATAGCCTGTTCAGACGGCCTCAAAGCCGCTTTCACAGCCGTCGGCAACGTCATATAATACAGGCCGTTTTCCCATTTTCCCGGTCTCAATTATGAATATCACCGTTATCGACCACCCGCTGGTCAAACACAAACTCACCCTGATGCGCGAAGCCGAATGCAGCACCTATAAATTCCGCACGCTGACCACCGAACTCGCCCGCCTGATGGCTTATGAGGCCAGCCGCGATTTCGCCTTGGAAGATATTGAGTTCGACGGCTGGTGCGGCCGCATCAAAGGCCAGCAGATTAAAGGCAAAACACTGACCGTTGTGCCGATTCTGCGTGCGGGGCTGGGTATGCTCGACGGCGTGCTGGATCTGATTCCCACTGCAAAAATCAGCGTCGTCGGCTTGCAGCGCGATGAAGAAACACTCAAGCCCGTATCGTATTTTGAGAAATTCGTCAGCAATATGAGCGAGCGTCCGGCTCTGATTATCGACCCCATGCTCGCCACCGGCGGTTCCATGGTGGCCACCATCGACCTGCTCAAAGCCAACGGCTGCCGCAACATCAAAGCACTGGTATTGGTCGCCGCACCCGAAGGCGTCAAAGCGGTGAACGACGCCCACCCCGATGTTACGGTTTACACCGCCGCGCTCGACAGCCATTTGAATGAACAGGGCTACATCATTCCGGGTTTGGGCGATGCGGGCGACAAAATTTTCGGCACCAAACACGGATAACCCCCACCGGTCCGCAAACGGTACAGAAAACCGCCGATATGGCCAGAACGGCTTTGACCGCAACAAACCGCTTTCAGACGGCCTGACAGTCCGCCGTCCGTTCCGGCAAACGCCCGGTACAGCAAAAAACCGCCGCCCCGAATCGGGCGGCGGTTTGGGCATTTATCCGTATGCTTAGCGGTAACCGGCCTGTCTCATCAACATCACGGCACGTGCCTGATTGCTGCCCGCTACCGATACATTGATCAAATCCTGTTTGAAACTGCCCCATTTGGCCACACGGGGATCCGGATTGACTTTCGGGTTGGCCGGATATTCGTGGTTCAAATCGGCAAACAGGTTTTGTGCCTCTGCACCGGACAGCCATTCAATGAATTTCTGCGCTTCTGCGGGCTGTTTGCTGTATTTCACCACACCCGCACCCGAAACATTGACATGGGTACCTTTGCCGTTCTGGTCTGCAAAGAACACACCCACCGGCAGATCCGGTTTTTTCTCCAGCAAACGGCCGTAGTAATAAGTATTGGCAATACCGACATCGCAACGGCCTGCCGCAATAGCTTCCAAAACCGCAGTATCGTTGGCAAAGGGTTCTGCAGCCAGATTGTTTACCCAACCTTTAACAATATCGGCAGTTTTCTTGGCACCGTGGTTCGCCAGCATGGTCGCGGTCAGCGATTGGTTGTACACATTGCCGGACGAGCGCAGACACAGCTTGCCTTTCCATTTCGGCGAAGCCAGATCGGCATAAGTGGACAGCTCGGACGGCTTCACTTTCTGCGTATTGTAGAAAATGGTGCGGGCGCGTACAGACAGGCCGAACCATTGGTTTTTCGGATCGCGCAGGTGGGCGGGAATATTGGCTTTGAGCGTAGCCGAATTCACCGGCTGCAACAGCCCCATCTGCGCGGCCTGCCACAGATTGCCTCCATCCACTGTAATCAGTACATCGGCCGGCGTATTGCGCCCTTCGGCTTTCAGTTTTTCGGCCAACGGACCGGGCTTGTCGGTTACCAGCTTGACATTCACACCGGTTTTTTGGGCATAAGCATCGACAATCGGTTTCAGCAGATTGTCGGCGCGGGAAGTGTAAACCACCAAGTCGGCGGCAAACACCGGGGCGGCACTCATCAGGGCAACCGATACGGCCAGAATTTTTTTCATACACAATTCTCCTTTTTGCGGTTTTTGCGGATAAGGTTGGATACAGACAAACTTTACTGCCGCCTATCATTATAGAATAAGGATTCCCTATAAACAATAGTCAGTATCATTTTCCAATAAGAAATTTTCTCATTGCCAGACCTGCGTTTTATCGGGATAATCACGCCCTGCTTACACTTCACTACATTTCCATGACTAAAGGCCGTCTGAAAACATGAATGCCAGAACCGTCCCGCTTCTGCCCGCCCGTCTGTGGCTGCTGCTGTGTATCACGCTGCTGCTGATTCCGCTGGGTGTGATTGCCGCCGCGTGGGGGACGTGGGACGAAGAAATCTGGGCGTTCATGCTCGATTTCCAGCTGCCGCTGCTATTGTCCAACACACTCTGGCTGGTACTGGGTGTGGGAGCGGGAACGGCTCTGCTCGGCAGCAGCACGGCCTGGCTGACTGCGATGTACGACTTCCCGCTGCGGCGGCTGTTTTTCTGGGCGATGATGCTGCCGCTGGCCGTTCCGGCTTATGTGCTGGCTTTCACCCAACTGGGCCTGTTCGACTATACCGGCCCCGTCAGTACCTATCTGCGCGACCGGTACGGTTTTTCAGACGGCCTGCCCGACATCCGCAACCGCTGGGGGCTGATTGCCGTGATGAGCCTCACATTTTACCCGTACGTTTATCTGCTGGCACGCAACGCCTTCTGCGGCATGGGCGCACAGGCACTGGAAGCCGGTGCTTCTCTCGGCCTGCCGCCGCTTCGTTCCTTTATCAAAATCGCCCTGCCGATGGCGCGCCCGTGGATAGGCGGCGGCGTGATACTGGCACTGATGGAAGTGCTGGCC
Proteins encoded:
- a CDS encoding Fe(3+) ABC transporter substrate-binding protein, coding for MKKILAVSVALMSAAPVFAADLVVYTSRADNLLKPIVDAYAQKTGVNVKLVTDKPGPLAEKLKAEGRNTPADVLITVDGGNLWQAAQMGLLQPVNSATLKANIPAHLRDPKNQWFGLSVRARTIFYNTQKVKPSELSTYADLASPKWKGKLCLRSSGNVYNQSLTATMLANHGAKKTADIVKGWVNNLAAEPFANDTAVLEAIAAGRCDVGIANTYYYGRLLEKKPDLPVGVFFADQNGKGTHVNVSGAGVVKYSKQPAEAQKFIEWLSGAEAQNLFADLNHEYPANPKVNPDPRVAKWGSFKQDLINVSVAGSNQARAVMLMRQAGYR